A window of the Proteus terrae subsp. cibarius genome harbors these coding sequences:
- the der gene encoding ribosome biogenesis GTPase Der encodes MIPVIALVGRPNVGKSTLFNRLTRTRDALVADFPGLTRDRKYGRAELEGEEFIIIDTGGIDGAEEGVETHMASQSLQAIQEADIVLFLVDARAGLMPADQGIAKHLRGVEKKTYLVANKTDGIDIDTALADFYSLGLGEIFPIAASHGRGVAQLIEQALLPITGKVVEEELELTEEEENAAYWAALEAEQEAQALEEEEDDFDPSTLPVKLAIVGRPNVGKSTLTNRMLGEDRVVVYDMPGTTRDSIYIPMERDEKEYIIIDTAGVRKRGKVKETVEKFSVIKTLQAIEDSNVALLVIDAREGISDQDLSLLGYILNAGRSLVIAVNKWDGMTQDDREQVKAMLDLKLGFVDFARVHFISALHGSGVGNLFESIQEAYVCATRRVGTSMLTRIMKMAEDDHQPPIVRGRRVKMKYAHAGGYNPPVVVIHGNQVTDLPDSYKRYLMNYFRRTLQVMGTPIRIQFKEGENPYADKKNKLTVSQMRKRKRLMSHLKKSK; translated from the coding sequence ATGATACCCGTTATTGCCTTAGTAGGGCGCCCTAACGTGGGTAAATCCACGTTATTTAATCGACTAACACGCACAAGAGACGCATTAGTTGCTGATTTTCCAGGCCTCACCCGCGACCGTAAATATGGTCGAGCAGAGTTAGAAGGCGAAGAATTTATTATTATTGATACCGGTGGTATTGATGGTGCTGAAGAGGGTGTTGAAACCCATATGGCATCACAATCGCTACAGGCTATTCAAGAAGCCGACATCGTACTGTTTTTAGTTGATGCACGTGCGGGTTTGATGCCAGCAGACCAAGGTATTGCAAAACACCTTCGTGGTGTTGAGAAAAAAACGTATTTAGTTGCGAATAAAACTGACGGTATCGATATTGATACTGCATTAGCTGATTTTTATTCTTTAGGTTTAGGTGAGATCTTCCCTATCGCGGCATCCCATGGTCGTGGTGTTGCTCAATTGATTGAACAAGCACTATTACCAATTACAGGTAAAGTGGTGGAAGAAGAGCTAGAGCTGACAGAAGAAGAAGAGAATGCAGCTTATTGGGCCGCCTTAGAAGCAGAACAAGAAGCACAAGCATTAGAAGAGGAAGAAGATGACTTCGATCCTTCTACATTACCAGTAAAATTAGCGATTGTTGGTCGTCCTAATGTTGGGAAATCAACACTGACAAACCGTATGCTTGGTGAAGATCGTGTGGTTGTTTACGATATGCCGGGTACTACGCGTGACAGTATCTATATCCCAATGGAACGTGATGAGAAAGAATATATCATCATTGATACTGCGGGGGTTCGTAAACGCGGTAAAGTAAAAGAAACAGTAGAAAAGTTCTCTGTTATCAAAACGCTACAAGCTATTGAAGATTCTAACGTTGCATTACTGGTTATTGATGCTCGTGAAGGTATTTCAGATCAGGATCTTTCATTATTAGGTTATATCCTGAATGCTGGTCGTTCATTAGTTATTGCTGTCAATAAATGGGATGGTATGACACAAGACGATCGCGAACAAGTTAAAGCAATGCTTGATCTTAAACTGGGCTTTGTTGATTTTGCGCGAGTTCACTTTATTTCTGCATTACATGGTAGTGGCGTGGGTAATCTTTTTGAATCTATTCAAGAGGCTTATGTCTGTGCAACGCGTCGTGTAGGGACTTCTATGCTGACTCGTATCATGAAGATGGCAGAAGATGATCATCAGCCACCGATTGTCCGTGGACGTCGCGTAAAAATGAAATATGCACACGCTGGTGGTTATAATCCACCAGTTGTGGTTATCCATGGTAATCAGGTAACTGATTTACCAGATAGCTATAAGCGTTATTTGATGAACTATTTTCGCCGTACTCTGCAAGTTATGGGGACGCCGATCCGTATTCAATTTAAAGAGGGTGAAAACCCTTATGCGGATAAGAAAAATAAATTAACCGTTTCTCAAATGCGTAAACGTAAGCGTTTAATGTCACACTTGAAGAAATCGAAATAA
- the bamB gene encoding outer membrane protein assembly factor BamB, whose amino-acid sequence MQLRKTLLVGLLASALLAGCSSEQDNVTMSPLPEVQSQFTPKAVWDKSVGNGIGKYYSHLSPTWDGAVVYVADRHGLVKALEVETGKELWSQDLSIKTGFLSSNESALLSGGLTVSGTRVFVGTEKAKVYALNIEDGSIDWETDVAGEAISKPVVSDGLVLIHTSNGMLQGLDLLTGEISWTINLDTPSLSLRGESAPAVAYGAAIIGADNGRVSAVVLSQGQLIWQQNISQIKGSTEISRLNDVDITPIIDENTVYAMAYNGNLVSLDMRSGQILWKRDLGSVNDMVLLGDNLYLVDQNDRVLSVRKSDGVTLWTQEDLLHRNLTAPAIFDGYLVVGDAEGYLHWIDTNTGKFIAQNQVNSSGLLSRPQAVQDKLMIQARDGKLYLYSR is encoded by the coding sequence ATGCAACTGCGTAAAACTCTCCTGGTTGGTCTACTAGCATCTGCTTTGTTGGCAGGATGTTCTAGTGAACAGGATAATGTGACAATGTCTCCATTGCCTGAGGTGCAGAGCCAATTTACACCTAAAGCCGTTTGGGACAAATCAGTTGGAAATGGTATTGGTAAATACTATTCTCACTTGTCACCAACATGGGATGGGGCAGTTGTTTATGTCGCTGATCGCCATGGTTTAGTTAAAGCATTAGAGGTAGAAACTGGTAAAGAGCTTTGGTCACAAGATCTCTCTATTAAAACAGGTTTTCTTTCATCCAATGAGTCTGCATTACTTTCTGGTGGATTAACCGTTTCAGGTACTCGCGTTTTTGTGGGAACTGAAAAAGCCAAAGTATATGCACTGAACATTGAGGATGGCTCCATTGATTGGGAAACCGATGTTGCTGGTGAAGCCATTTCAAAACCTGTTGTTAGTGATGGTTTAGTACTTATTCATACCAGTAATGGCATGTTGCAAGGACTCGACTTATTAACGGGTGAAATTTCGTGGACTATTAATTTAGATACTCCATCATTATCTCTGCGTGGCGAGTCTGCTCCTGCTGTCGCTTATGGTGCGGCTATCATTGGTGCAGATAATGGTCGCGTCAGTGCCGTTGTTCTTTCTCAAGGACAATTAATTTGGCAACAAAATATTTCACAAATTAAAGGCTCTACTGAAATTAGCCGATTAAATGATGTGGATATCACACCAATCATTGATGAAAATACCGTTTATGCAATGGCGTATAACGGTAATTTAGTTAGCCTTGATATGCGTTCGGGACAAATCCTTTGGAAACGTGATTTAGGCTCAGTGAATGATATGGTGCTGTTAGGTGATAATCTTTACCTTGTTGACCAAAATGACCGAGTTTTATCTGTTCGTAAATCTGATGGTGTGACATTATGGACACAAGAAGATTTATTGCATCGTAATTTAACTGCACCAGCTATTTTTGACGGCTATTTAGTGGTTGGCGATGCAGAAGGTTATCTCCATTGGATTGATACCAACACAGGTAAATTCATTGCACAAAACCAAGTGAACAGTTCAGGTTTGTTAAGTCGCCCTCAAGCGGTACAAGATAAACTGATGATCCAGGCCCGTGACGGTAAGCTTTATCTTTATAGTCGGTAA
- a CDS encoding YfgM family protein: MEVYSTENEQVDAIKQFFKNYGLTIVLAAVIGFGGVFGWKYWQSHQTNRLQESAGAFATVSEALAKPTPENIALAEKFVTDTNDIYGALASLELAQIAIDANDLLNGERHLTNAVAKVKNDAFADMLNLRLARVQLALDKTDVALVSLEQVKGKAWNGMKNYIRGDVLAKKGDNAGAATAYRSALTDENAGAIRSLVELKLNNLSN, encoded by the coding sequence GTGGAAGTTTATAGCACCGAAAACGAACAAGTTGATGCAATTAAACAGTTCTTTAAAAACTACGGCTTAACTATCGTTTTAGCCGCTGTTATTGGTTTTGGTGGTGTGTTTGGTTGGAAATACTGGCAATCGCATCAAACTAATCGTCTGCAAGAAAGTGCGGGTGCTTTTGCAACTGTCAGTGAGGCACTTGCTAAGCCTACACCTGAAAATATTGCATTAGCTGAAAAATTTGTTACTGATACGAATGATATCTATGGCGCTTTAGCTTCATTAGAGCTTGCCCAAATCGCTATCGATGCTAATGATTTACTCAACGGTGAACGTCATCTAACTAACGCTGTGGCAAAAGTAAAAAATGACGCATTTGCGGATATGCTTAATCTTCGTTTAGCTCGCGTACAATTAGCATTAGATAAAACAGATGTTGCTTTAGTTTCGTTAGAGCAAGTGAAAGGCAAAGCATGGAATGGAATGAAAAATTATATCCGTGGTGATGTCTTAGCGAAAAAAGGCGATAACGCAGGTGCAGCAACCGCTTATCGTAGCGCATTAACTGATGAAAATGCGGGTGCTATTCGCTCACTGGTTGAACTTAAACTTAATAATTTATCCAATTAA
- the hisS gene encoding histidine--tRNA ligase — protein sequence MAQKIQAIRGMNDYLPADTRVWQKIENTLKQILAGYGFSEIRTPIVEHTPLFQRAIGEVTDVVEKEMYTFTDRGEDAQSLTLRPENTAGCVRAGIEHGLLYNQEQRLWYLGPMFRYERPQKGRYRQFHQLGAEVFGLQGPDIDAELIMLTARWWKALGIAEHVTLELNSIGSLEARANYREALVAFLKQHVDKLDEDCKRRMYSNPLRVLDSKNPEIQTLLNDAPELFDYLDDESRAHFDGLCALLDAVGITYRVNQRLVRGLDYYNRTVFEWVTSALGSQGTVCAGGRYDGLVKQLGGHPTPAVGFAMGMERMILLVQAVNPEFVADTNVADVYLASFGDKSQSAALMLAEEIRDQLPTLRLMTNHGNGNFKKQLGRADKQGAKIALILGEDEINAGTVAVKDLRSGEQTIVARNELAQQLTLLLG from the coding sequence GTGGCACAAAAAATCCAAGCCATTCGTGGTATGAACGACTACCTACCTGCTGACACTCGTGTATGGCAGAAAATTGAAAATACGCTAAAACAAATTTTAGCGGGTTACGGTTTTAGTGAAATCAGAACACCTATCGTAGAGCATACCCCTCTATTTCAGCGAGCAATTGGTGAAGTGACCGATGTTGTTGAAAAAGAAATGTATACTTTTACCGATCGTGGTGAAGATGCCCAAAGCTTGACATTACGCCCAGAAAATACAGCGGGTTGTGTTCGTGCAGGTATTGAGCATGGTTTACTTTATAACCAAGAACAACGTTTATGGTATTTGGGACCAATGTTCCGCTATGAGCGTCCTCAAAAAGGTCGTTATCGTCAATTCCATCAGTTAGGTGCTGAAGTGTTTGGTCTACAAGGCCCAGATATTGATGCGGAATTAATTATGTTAACTGCACGCTGGTGGAAAGCATTAGGTATCGCAGAGCACGTAACATTAGAACTTAACTCTATTGGTTCATTAGAAGCGCGTGCTAATTACCGTGAAGCATTAGTGGCTTTCTTAAAGCAGCATGTTGATAAGTTAGATGAAGACTGCAAACGTCGTATGTATTCTAACCCATTACGCGTTTTAGACTCAAAAAATCCAGAAATTCAGACTTTATTGAATGATGCGCCTGAACTTTTCGATTATCTTGATGACGAATCAAGAGCGCACTTTGATGGTCTTTGTGCACTACTTGACGCTGTTGGTATTACATACCGTGTTAATCAGCGTTTAGTTCGAGGTTTAGATTATTATAACCGTACTGTTTTTGAGTGGGTTACTAGTGCATTAGGTTCGCAAGGAACAGTGTGTGCAGGTGGCCGTTATGATGGTCTTGTGAAGCAACTTGGTGGACATCCAACACCAGCTGTAGGTTTTGCAATGGGTATGGAGCGCATGATCTTATTGGTTCAAGCGGTTAACCCTGAATTTGTAGCAGATACCAATGTGGCTGATGTTTATCTTGCTTCATTTGGCGATAAGAGCCAAAGCGCAGCGTTAATGCTGGCTGAAGAAATTCGTGATCAATTACCAACATTACGTTTAATGACGAATCACGGTAATGGTAACTTTAAAAAGCAGTTAGGACGAGCTGATAAACAAGGCGCTAAAATTGCTCTGATTTTAGGCGAAGACGAAATTAATGCCGGTACTGTTGCAGTGAAAGATTTGCGTTCAGGGGAACAAACAATCGTTGCTCGTAATGAGCTCGCTCAGCAATTGACTCTGTTATTAGGTTAA
- the ispG gene encoding flavodoxin-dependent (E)-4-hydroxy-3-methylbut-2-enyl-diphosphate synthase — translation MHKESPIIRRKSTRIYVGNVPIGDGAPIAVQSMTNTRTTDVEATVRQIKSLERVGVDIVRVSVPTMDAAEAFKLIKQQVNVPLVADIHFDYRIALKVAEYGVDCLRINPGNIGSEERIRQVVDCARHNNIPIRIGVNGGSLEKDIQEKYGEPTPEALVESAMRHVDILDRLNFEQFKISVKASDVFLAVDSYRLLAKKIDQPLHLGITEAGGARAGSVKSAIGLGILLSEGIGDTLRISLAADPVEEVKVGFDILKSLRIRSRGINFIACPTCSRQEFDVIGTVNELEQRLEDIITPMDVSIIGCVVNGPGEAEVSTLGVTGAKTRSGFYEDGVRQKERLDNVNMIDLLEAKIRAKALMLDDSMRININQLDK, via the coding sequence ATGCATAAAGAATCACCTATTATTCGTCGCAAATCGACACGAATTTATGTGGGTAATGTACCTATTGGCGATGGGGCTCCTATCGCGGTACAGTCGATGACGAATACACGAACGACAGACGTAGAAGCGACTGTTCGCCAGATAAAATCACTGGAACGTGTTGGGGTTGATATTGTTCGTGTTTCTGTACCAACAATGGATGCTGCGGAAGCATTCAAGTTAATTAAGCAGCAAGTTAATGTACCTTTAGTTGCTGATATTCACTTTGATTACCGTATCGCATTAAAAGTCGCTGAATATGGTGTTGATTGTTTACGCATCAATCCAGGCAATATTGGTAGTGAAGAACGTATTCGCCAAGTTGTTGATTGTGCTCGTCACAACAATATTCCTATTCGTATTGGTGTAAACGGTGGTTCGCTTGAAAAAGATATTCAAGAGAAATACGGCGAGCCGACACCAGAAGCGTTAGTTGAATCAGCCATGCGTCATGTGGATATTCTTGATAGACTGAATTTCGAACAGTTTAAAATCAGTGTAAAAGCTTCTGATGTTTTTCTTGCCGTTGATTCATACCGCTTGTTAGCGAAAAAAATAGATCAACCACTGCACCTTGGGATCACCGAAGCTGGTGGTGCAAGAGCAGGATCGGTTAAATCTGCAATTGGTCTTGGGATCTTATTATCAGAAGGTATCGGCGATACATTAAGGATCTCATTAGCAGCAGATCCGGTTGAAGAAGTTAAAGTGGGTTTTGATATTCTCAAATCCTTACGTATTCGCTCTCGCGGAATTAACTTTATTGCTTGTCCAACGTGTTCACGTCAAGAATTTGATGTCATTGGAACAGTCAATGAATTAGAGCAACGTCTGGAAGATATCATCACACCTATGGATGTTTCTATTATTGGCTGTGTGGTTAATGGACCAGGTGAAGCTGAAGTCTCAACGTTAGGTGTAACGGGCGCTAAAACACGTAGTGGTTTTTATGAAGATGGCGTGAGACAAAAAGAGCGCCTTGATAACGTAAATATGATTGATTTATTAGAAGCGAAAATTCGCGCTAAGGCTTTAATGCTTGATGACAGTATGCGTATAAATATAAATCAATTGGACAAATAA
- the rodZ gene encoding cytoskeleton protein RodZ: MNTENKTEEVKLTAGQLLRQAREKVGLTQQTVADRLCLKLSTVRDIETDSVSSDIAPTFLRGYMRSYAKLVGVPEQDILGFIDQQAPVKQIRMTTTQNYSLGKRHKKREGWLMKLTWVILIVMVAFVGVWWWQGHQADQQELVSMASQDIGQNSTQENTNTIDSPLATTLDNTSTSEGDNLQVPASPLVDNQANNVAISPTTETTSPASTEVRTVPLPVSPLTTSTTSRANSAQEATSSEATAIANQLVLMFDGECWLEIRNAQNKVLFNGIKKAGDRLEFDGEQPYKLKIGAPSVTRLQFNGESVDLSRFTGKIAKITVPSA; this comes from the coding sequence ATGAATACTGAAAACAAAACCGAAGAAGTGAAATTAACAGCAGGTCAACTTTTACGCCAGGCACGAGAAAAGGTGGGGCTAACACAACAAACTGTTGCTGATCGACTTTGTTTGAAGTTATCGACAGTTCGCGATATTGAAACAGACTCCGTTTCTTCTGATATTGCACCAACATTTTTACGCGGATACATGCGTTCTTACGCTAAGTTAGTTGGCGTTCCTGAACAAGATATCCTTGGTTTTATCGACCAGCAAGCTCCTGTCAAACAAATTAGAATGACAACCACACAAAATTACTCATTAGGCAAACGTCATAAAAAACGTGAAGGTTGGTTGATGAAACTCACATGGGTGATTCTGATTGTTATGGTTGCTTTTGTGGGGGTTTGGTGGTGGCAAGGTCATCAGGCTGATCAACAAGAATTAGTCTCTATGGCTTCTCAAGACATAGGGCAAAATAGTACCCAAGAAAACACCAACACGATAGATTCTCCTTTAGCAACCACCTTAGATAATACGTCAACATCTGAAGGTGATAATTTACAAGTACCTGCGTCGCCATTAGTTGATAATCAGGCGAATAATGTTGCTATATCACCAACGACTGAAACGACGTCACCAGCATCAACAGAAGTGAGAACGGTTCCATTACCCGTCTCACCTCTAACAACATCAACAACTTCTCGTGCAAATTCAGCACAAGAAGCTACCTCATCAGAAGCAACTGCTATTGCGAATCAATTGGTTCTTATGTTTGATGGTGAATGTTGGTTAGAAATTCGTAATGCTCAAAATAAAGTCTTATTTAATGGTATTAAGAAAGCGGGTGATCGTTTGGAATTTGATGGTGAGCAACCTTATAAACTAAAAATAGGCGCCCCTTCTGTTACTCGCTTACAGTTTAATGGTGAATCAGTTGATTTAAGCCGTTTTACTGGAAAAATAGCAAAAATAACAGTACCGAGCGCTTAA
- a CDS encoding bifunctional tRNA (adenosine(37)-C2)-methyltransferase TrmG/ribosomal RNA large subunit methyltransferase RlmN, producing the protein MTQSTTPAPSASVAVSKENTVNQKTKINLLDLNRKQMRELFVSMGEKPFRADQIMKWMYHYCYDDFDQMTDINKVLRNKLKEIAEIKAPEVSEEQRSTDGTIKWAIKVGDQQVETVYIPEDDRATLCVSSQVGCALECKFCSTAQQGFNRNLKVSEIIGQVWRAAKIIGSLKETGRRPITNVVMMGMGEPLLNLNNVIPALEIMMDDFGFGLSKRRVTVSTSGVVPALDKLGDAVDVALAISLHAPTDEIRDEIVPINKKYNIEMFLEGVRRYIAKSNANQGRVTIEYVMLDHINDSTDQAHQLAELLKDTPCKINLIPWNPFPGAPYGRSSNSRIDRFSKVLMEYGFTTIVRKTRGDDIDAACGQLAGDVIDRTKRTLKKRQQGELISVKAV; encoded by the coding sequence ATGACCCAATCTACCACCCCAGCGCCAAGCGCTTCTGTCGCTGTTTCTAAAGAAAATACTGTGAATCAAAAAACTAAAATTAATCTGTTAGATTTAAATCGTAAACAGATGCGTGAGCTTTTTGTCTCTATGGGCGAAAAACCTTTCCGTGCTGACCAAATTATGAAGTGGATGTACCACTACTGTTATGACGATTTTGATCAAATGACAGATATCAACAAGGTGTTACGCAATAAATTAAAAGAAATTGCTGAAATTAAAGCACCTGAAGTTTCTGAAGAACAACGTTCAACAGATGGCACGATTAAATGGGCAATTAAAGTTGGCGATCAACAAGTAGAAACTGTGTATATCCCAGAAGATGATCGCGCAACATTATGTGTTTCTTCACAAGTTGGTTGTGCTTTAGAGTGCAAGTTCTGTTCAACTGCACAGCAAGGCTTTAACCGTAACTTGAAAGTGTCTGAAATTATTGGGCAAGTTTGGCGTGCAGCTAAAATTATTGGCTCATTAAAAGAGACAGGCCGTCGTCCTATTACTAACGTTGTTATGATGGGAATGGGTGAGCCATTACTGAATTTAAATAATGTTATTCCAGCACTTGAGATCATGATGGATGATTTCGGTTTTGGTCTATCTAAACGTCGTGTCACTGTTTCTACATCGGGTGTTGTACCGGCATTAGATAAACTAGGTGATGCAGTTGATGTGGCTTTAGCAATTTCATTACATGCACCAACTGATGAAATTCGTGATGAGATCGTTCCAATAAACAAGAAATATAATATTGAAATGTTTCTTGAAGGTGTTCGCCGTTATATTGCTAAATCAAACGCGAACCAAGGGCGAGTGACTATTGAGTACGTCATGCTTGATCATATTAATGACAGCACAGATCAAGCTCATCAATTAGCTGAACTTTTAAAAGACACGCCATGTAAAATTAACTTAATTCCATGGAACCCGTTCCCGGGTGCGCCATACGGACGTAGTTCTAATAGCCGAATTGACCGTTTCTCTAAAGTATTAATGGAATATGGCTTTACGACAATTGTACGTAAAACGCGTGGCGATGATATTGATGCGGCTTGTGGGCAATTAGCGGGTGATGTTATTGACCGTACAAAACGCACACTGAAAAAACGCCAACAAGGTGAACTAATTTCAGTAAAAGCAGTCTGA
- the ndk gene encoding nucleoside-diphosphate kinase: protein MAIQRTFSIIKPNAVKKNVIGAIYHRFESAGFSIIGAKMLHLTREQAEGFYEEHKGRPFFDGLVEFMTSGPIMVQVLEGENAIQRHRDLMGATNPDNALAGTLRADYADSFTENAVHGSDSEASAAREIAYFFTENEVCAR, encoded by the coding sequence ATGGCTATTCAGCGCACATTTTCTATTATCAAACCAAACGCAGTGAAAAAAAATGTTATCGGTGCTATCTATCACCGTTTTGAAAGTGCAGGCTTTAGCATCATTGGTGCTAAAATGTTGCATTTAACGCGCGAACAAGCTGAAGGCTTTTATGAAGAACACAAAGGCCGTCCTTTCTTTGACGGTTTAGTTGAATTTATGACTTCGGGCCCAATCATGGTTCAAGTGTTAGAAGGTGAAAACGCGATCCAACGTCACCGTGATCTAATGGGTGCAACCAATCCAGACAACGCATTAGCGGGCACATTACGTGCTGATTACGCTGATAGCTTTACTGAAAATGCGGTACATGGTTCAGATTCAGAAGCTTCTGCTGCTCGCGAAATTGCATACTTCTTCACTGAAAACGAAGTTTGCGCGCGCTAA
- the pbpC gene encoding peptidoglycan glycosyltransferase PbpC (penicillin-binding protein 1C), protein MKLGYKQFIAVIIIFLLAMPILVWIADKIWPLPDPEPQIATIVTAQDGTPLWRFADKEGVWRYHVKLTDVSPEYLEALITYEDRWFYQHPGVNPMSILRAAWQDLSSGRIVSGGSTLSMQVARLIDPHSRTLGGKIKQLWRTLQLEWYYSKDEILEIYLNRAPFGGTLEGIGAASWAYLGKSPADLSAGEATLMAVLPQAPSRLRPDRYPERAQAARDKVLDRLAEYQIWPQEKVDEIKEEQVLLAPRQTPQLAPLLARRMYNEKREPVITTTIDINIQRQLEDIANQWKYQLADKTSLAILVVDHTDMSVKGYVGSADFNDNSRFGHVDMISAWRSPGSTLKPFIYALALDEGLIHAESLLQDVPRRFDNYRPGNFDSDFNGAVSASEALSRSLNLPAVQLIEVYGAKKFAAKLRHNHLEMRFPYGSEPNLALILGGTATRMDELVSAFSALARQGKTAPLRFKPEQIIEDRVLMSPGSAWIIRRILAGEARPRPDSAISPVVPLAWKTGTSYGYRDAWSIGVNARYTIGVWVGRPDGTPVAGQFGFATAVPIMNQVNNLLTGYFYQNKQRPPTDLRPNSVTAATICWPTGKALPKEDSNCRVSRRSWILDNTIPPTLLNESQEGILGINEKIWLDNEGKRTGPNCPNAELKDIALWPIALEAWLPEKERRAKRLPPISETCPPIKEDIIPLFISGIRVGDLLRPLPGETNLEITVSTQGGSGMQWWFLNGEQIGKTGNGETFSYLLEKRGKYQLSVLDLSGQTDMVNFIFR, encoded by the coding sequence ATGAAACTAGGATATAAACAGTTTATTGCTGTTATCATTATTTTTTTGCTAGCAATGCCTATTTTAGTCTGGATCGCAGATAAAATTTGGCCCCTCCCTGATCCTGAACCTCAAATTGCGACTATTGTTACAGCGCAAGATGGTACACCTCTTTGGCGTTTTGCAGATAAAGAAGGGGTATGGCGTTATCATGTTAAACTCACTGATGTCTCTCCTGAATATTTAGAAGCCTTAATTACTTATGAAGATCGCTGGTTTTATCAACATCCCGGTGTTAATCCGATGTCGATATTACGCGCAGCATGGCAAGACTTAAGTTCAGGAAGAATTGTGTCAGGCGGAAGTACGCTATCAATGCAAGTGGCTCGTCTTATTGATCCTCACTCTCGTACTTTAGGGGGGAAAATCAAACAGCTTTGGCGCACCTTGCAATTAGAGTGGTATTACTCAAAAGATGAAATTTTGGAGATTTACCTCAATAGAGCACCCTTTGGCGGCACGTTAGAAGGTATTGGTGCGGCAAGCTGGGCTTATTTAGGTAAGTCACCCGCTGATTTATCTGCGGGAGAAGCGACTTTGATGGCGGTATTACCACAAGCGCCAAGCCGTTTACGGCCAGATAGATACCCTGAACGTGCTCAAGCTGCTAGGGATAAAGTATTAGATAGACTGGCAGAATATCAAATATGGCCACAAGAAAAAGTTGATGAAATTAAGGAAGAACAGGTTTTATTAGCACCAAGGCAAACACCACAATTAGCACCATTACTGGCTCGTCGTATGTATAACGAAAAGCGAGAACCTGTTATTACAACAACGATTGATATCAATATTCAACGACAGCTCGAAGATATTGCGAACCAATGGAAGTATCAATTAGCGGATAAAACATCTTTAGCTATCTTAGTTGTTGATCATACAGATATGAGTGTGAAAGGGTATGTCGGCTCTGCTGATTTTAATGATAATTCGCGCTTTGGTCATGTCGATATGATTAGTGCATGGCGCTCACCAGGTTCAACATTAAAGCCATTTATTTATGCACTTGCATTAGATGAAGGACTTATTCACGCAGAATCGCTTTTACAAGATGTTCCTCGTCGATTTGATAATTATCGTCCTGGTAATTTTGACTCTGATTTTAATGGTGCAGTTAGTGCCAGTGAAGCATTAAGTCGTTCTTTGAATCTGCCAGCGGTACAACTTATTGAAGTGTATGGTGCAAAGAAATTTGCAGCAAAATTACGTCATAACCATCTTGAAATGCGCTTTCCTTATGGTTCAGAGCCAAATTTAGCACTGATCTTAGGAGGAACTGCGACGCGAATGGATGAGCTTGTTTCTGCCTTTAGTGCATTAGCAAGGCAAGGAAAAACAGCACCGTTACGTTTTAAACCGGAACAAATAATAGAAGATCGAGTATTGATGTCACCGGGCTCTGCTTGGATTATTAGACGTATCTTAGCCGGAGAAGCCAGACCTCGTCCAGATAGTGCAATTTCGCCTGTTGTCCCTTTGGCTTGGAAGACAGGTACAAGTTATGGATATCGTGATGCATGGTCTATTGGTGTGAATGCACGTTATACCATTGGCGTTTGGGTAGGTAGGCCTGATGGAACACCGGTTGCAGGGCAGTTTGGTTTTGCGACAGCAGTCCCTATTATGAATCAAGTCAATAACTTATTAACAGGCTACTTCTATCAAAATAAACAAAGACCACCAACAGATTTACGCCCTAACAGTGTAACGGCAGCCACTATCTGTTGGCCGACAGGTAAGGCATTACCTAAAGAAGATAGCAACTGTAGAGTCAGTCGTCGAAGTTGGATCTTAGATAACACCATTCCACCAACTTTGTTAAATGAAAGCCAAGAAGGTATCTTGGGGATCAACGAAAAAATTTGGTTAGATAATGAAGGCAAACGTACAGGCCCTAATTGCCCTAATGCAGAGTTAAAAGATATCGCCTTGTGGCCGATAGCATTAGAAGCATGGTTGCCAGAAAAAGAGCGCAGAGCAAAACGACTGCCGCCGATTTCTGAAACTTGTCCACCAATTAAAGAAGATATTATTCCTCTGTTTATCTCGGGTATTCGTGTAGGCGATTTATTAAGACCATTACCCGGCGAAACTAATCTTGAAATAACTGTTTCTACGCAAGGTGGAAGTGGTATGCAATGGTGGTTTTTAAATGGTGAGCAAATAGGTAAGACAGGAAACGGAGAAACATTCTCTTATTTATTAGAGAAACGAGGTAAATACCAACTTTCAGTGCTTGATCTAAGTGGTCAAACGGATATGGTTAATTTTATATTTCGTTAA